A portion of the Bacillus thuringiensis genome contains these proteins:
- the truA gene encoding tRNA pseudouridine(38-40) synthase TruA yields MDRIKCTVAYDGMHFCGYQIQPKHRTVQQEIEKALQKLHKGELVRVQASGRTDSTVHAKGQVIHFDTPLSLEEWQWSNALNTMLPDDIVIRQVEKKTEEFHARYGVEKKEYRYRVLLSKTADVFRRNYVYQYPYPLEIKKIRKAIPYFIGTHDFTSFCSAKTDKKDKVRTIYEIELIEQDDELIFRFVGNGFLYNMVRIIVGTLLNVGQGKLDPDSIPEILAKQNRQFAGKMAPGHGLYLWEVNYNN; encoded by the coding sequence ATGGATAGAATAAAATGTACGGTTGCATATGATGGCATGCATTTTTGTGGTTATCAAATTCAGCCGAAGCATCGTACTGTTCAACAAGAGATAGAAAAAGCATTACAGAAATTGCATAAGGGAGAACTTGTTCGTGTTCAGGCATCTGGTAGAACAGATTCTACGGTTCATGCAAAAGGACAAGTCATACACTTTGATACTCCTTTGTCTCTTGAAGAGTGGCAATGGAGTAACGCTTTAAATACAATGTTGCCAGATGATATTGTTATTAGGCAAGTAGAGAAAAAAACAGAAGAATTTCATGCACGTTACGGTGTTGAGAAAAAAGAATATCGTTACCGTGTATTATTATCAAAGACTGCGGATGTATTCCGTAGAAATTACGTATATCAATATCCATATCCGCTCGAAATCAAAAAAATAAGAAAAGCAATTCCTTATTTTATTGGAACGCATGATTTCACTTCTTTTTGTTCGGCAAAAACTGACAAAAAAGATAAAGTGCGAACAATTTATGAAATCGAGTTAATTGAGCAAGACGATGAATTAATTTTTCGTTTTGTAGGTAATGGATTTTTATATAATATGGTCAGAATTATTGTTGGTACGTTACTTAACGTAGGGCAAGGAAAGCTTGATCCTGATAGCATTCCAGAGATTTTAGCGAAACAAAATCGTCAGTTTGCTGGAAAGATGGCTCCAGGTCATGGGCTTTACCTATGGGAGGTAAACTATAACAACTAA
- the rplM gene encoding 50S ribosomal protein L13, with product MRTTFMAKANEVERKWYVVDAEGQTLGRLSTEVASILRGKNKPTFTPHVDTGDHVIIINAEKIHLTGNKLNDKIYYRHTNHPGGLKQRTALEMRTNYPVQMLELAIKGMLPKGRLGRQVSKKLNVYAGAEHPHQAQKPEVYELRG from the coding sequence ATGCGTACGACTTTTATGGCAAAAGCTAACGAAGTTGAGCGTAAATGGTATGTGGTTGATGCTGAAGGTCAAACTTTAGGTCGCCTATCTACGGAAGTAGCATCTATTTTACGCGGTAAAAACAAACCTACATTTACACCACACGTTGACACGGGTGATCATGTAATTATTATTAACGCTGAGAAAATTCATTTAACAGGTAATAAATTAAACGATAAAATTTACTACCGTCACACTAACCACCCAGGTGGACTTAAACAAAGAACAGCTCTAGAAATGCGTACAAACTACCCTGTACAAATGTTAGAGCTTGCAATTAAAGGCATGCTTCCAAAAGGACGCTTAGGCCGCCAAGTTTCTAAGAAACTTAACGTGTATGCTGGAGCAGAGCATCCACACCAAGCACAAAAACCAGAAGTTTACGAACTTCGCGGATAA
- the rpsI gene encoding 30S ribosomal protein S9, with amino-acid sequence MAQVQYYGTGRRKSSVARVRLVPGEGRVIINGRDFENYIPFAALREVVKQPLVATETLGNYDVLVNVNGGGYTGQAGAIRHGISRALLKADPEYRLTLKRAGLLTRDARMKERKKYGLKGARRAPQFSKR; translated from the coding sequence TTGGCACAGGTTCAATACTATGGCACTGGACGTCGTAAGAGTTCAGTAGCGCGCGTACGCCTAGTTCCAGGCGAAGGACGCGTTATCATTAACGGTCGTGATTTTGAAAACTATATCCCATTTGCTGCATTACGTGAAGTAGTGAAACAACCTCTAGTTGCAACAGAAACTTTAGGTAACTACGATGTACTTGTAAACGTAAATGGTGGTGGATACACTGGTCAAGCTGGTGCTATTCGTCACGGTATTTCTCGCGCTTTATTAAAAGCTGATCCAGAATACCGTCTAACACTAAAACGTGCAGGTCTATTAACTCGTGACGCACGTATGAAAGAGCGTAAAAAATACGGTCTTAAAGGCGCACGTCGTGCACCTCAGTTCTCAAAACGTTAA